From a single Lolium rigidum isolate FL_2022 chromosome 7, APGP_CSIRO_Lrig_0.1, whole genome shotgun sequence genomic region:
- the LOC124676073 gene encoding uncharacterized protein At5g50100, chloroplastic-like, which translates to MLRERNKSYGTINFVDISSKDYSPEDNQGLDYETAMGRIHAIVSDGTIVTDVEAFRRLYEEVGLGWVYAVTKYEPVATIANAVYGVWAKYRMEVTGRPPLEEVFAARRQAGECKDDKSCKM; encoded by the exons ATGCTGAGGGAAAGGAACAAATCCTATGGAACTATAAATTTTGTTGACATCAGCTCGAAAGATTACTCCCCGGAGGACAACCAGGGTCTCGATTATGAAACT GCCATGGGGAGGATACATGCCATTGTTTCAGATGGAACTATCGTCACAGATGTTGAG GCATTTAGACGGCTTTACGAGGAAGTGGGACTTGGATGGGTTTATGCAGTTACTAAGTATGAACCT GTGGCTACCATAGCAAATGCAGTATATGGCGTATGGGCCAAATACCGCATGGAAGTTACAG GCCGTCCTCCACTGGAGGAAGTTTTTGCAGCTCGGAGACAAGCG GGCGAATGTAAAGATGATAAATCATGCAAGATGTGA